Proteins encoded in a region of the Cydia pomonella isolate Wapato2018A chromosome 3, ilCydPomo1, whole genome shotgun sequence genome:
- the LOC133515933 gene encoding cleavage stimulation factor subunit 2 tau variant isoform X2 has protein sequence MDKSKEKEEQSIMDKSMRSVFVGNIPYEATEEKLKDIFSEVGPVLSFKLVFDRETGKPKGYGFCEYKDQETALSAMRNLNGYEIGGRSLRVDNACTEKSRMEMQALMQGPQVENPYGEAVEPEKAPEAISKAVATLPPEQMFELMKQMKLCVQNNPTEARNMLLQNPQLAYALLQAQVIMRIVDPATAVSMLHPSNPVPPVIHPGDKVPLPNPYIPNMAPPNPQPQPLLANPVPPPSNQYNPRPPAAMADIDLRGARAAAPVLDQDMRSLPPMPHPVPPPMPDSAYPRDPRLASGFNSDPRVRNADPRTQPKMPQQMPPGMPSVAQARTIQGIPSGASDQEKAALIMQVLQLSDEQIALLPPEQRASILMLKEQIAKSTQQR, from the exons ATGGACAAAAGCAAAGAAAAGGAGGAACAGAGTATCATGGATAAATCCATGAGATCTGTTTTTG ttgGTAATATACCATATGAAGCAACGGAggaaaaattaaaagatatattCAGCGAGGTTGGACCAGTGCTGTCATTCAAACTGGTGTTTGACAGAGAGACAGGAAAGCCTAAGGGCTATGGGTTTTGTGAGTATAAAGATCAGGAGACTGCCCTCAGTGCCATGCGGAATCTTAACGGCTATGAGATTGGTGGCCGTTCCTTGAGGGTAGATAATGCGTGTACGGAGAAATCCAGGATGGAAATGCAAGCCCTGATGCAAGGTCCCCAG GTAGAGAATCCCTATGGAGAGGCTGTGGAACCAGAGAAAGCTCCAGAAGCCATCAGTAAGGCTGTGGCAACACTGCCACCGGAGCAGATGTTTGAGCTGATGAAGCAGATGAAACTTTGTGTCCAG aataaTCCAACAGAGGCAAGAAATATGTTACTGCAGAACCCGCAGTTAGCATATGCATTACTGCAAGCCCAGGTCATCATGAGGATTGTAGACCCGGCCACTGCTGTT AGCATGCTTCATCCAAGCAACCCCGTGCCTCCCGTCATCCACCCTGGCGACAAGGTGCCACTGCCGAACCCTTACATACCCAACATGGCACCTCCAA ACCCACAACCACAGCCGTTGCTGGCTAATCCAGTACCGCCGCCGTCTAACCAATACAACC CGCGTCCGCCGGCAGCGATGGCGGACATCGAcctgcgcggcgcgcgcgcggcggcgccggTGCTCGACCAGGACATGCGCAGCCTGCCGCCCATGCCGCACCCCGTGCCGCCGCCCATGCCGGACAG CGCGTACCCCCGCGACCCGCGCCTGGCGAGCGGCTTCAACTCGGACCCGCGCGTGAGGAACGCCGACCCCCGCACGCAGCCCAAGATGCCGCAGC AAATGCCGCCAGGAATGCCGAGCGTCGCACAGGCTAGAACCATACAGGGAATTCCTTCCGGAGCGTCCGACCAAGAAAAG GCGGCGCTCATAATGCAGGTATTGCAGCTATCGGACGAGCAGATCGCACTGCTGCCGCCCGAGCAACGCGCGAGCATTCTCATGCTCAAAGAGCAAATCGCGAAGAGTACGCAGCAACGCTAA
- the LOC133515936 gene encoding protein CREG1, whose protein sequence is MKFALFIHLALCVLNFCVNGKWTAREAANEIPTRRPYEYGSDPPPHTELIAMARYTLHNADWASIATVSVLPAIEGFPFSNVKSIADGYIKNSTGIPYFYMSPLDFTAKDLSKNNRATVLVSLEETRYCESQQWDPEDPRCTRLMLSGIMKKVKEGTPEYTFAKGALFERHPAMANFPSDHDWFVAKLKIAQIAMVDYFGGAKYIPVKDYLAYNYTQISNTPRSQILYLQS, encoded by the exons ATGAAGTTCGCGTTGTTTATACACTTGGCGCTGTGTGTGCTGAACTTCTGCGTTAACGGCAAATGGACTGCACGGGAAGCTGCAAATGAGATTCCTACTCGTAGGCCATATGAATATGGTTCTGATCCACCCCCACATACTGAGCTTATTGCTATGGCCAGATATACGCTTCATAATGCAG ATTGGGCCTCTATCGCAACTGTATCTGTGTTGCCTGCCATTGAAGGATTCCCATTCTCGAATGTGAAATCCATTGCTGATGGatacattaaaaattcaacAGGCATTCCATATTTCTACATGTCACCGTTAGATTTTACGGCTAAGGATTTATCg aaaaacaaCCGTGCTACAGTACTTGTGAGCTTAGAGGAGACAAGATACTGTGAGAGCCAGCAGTGGGACCCTGAAGATCCTCGCTGCACCAGACTGATGCTCTCGGGTATCATGAAGAAG GTCAAGGAGGGCACCCCCGAGTACACTTTCGCGAAAGGCGCGTTGTTTGAGCGGCATCCGGCTATGGCTAACTTCCCCTCtg ATCACGATTGGTTCGTTGCGAAGCTGAAGATTGCACAAATAGCAATGGTAGACTACTTTGGAGGTGCCAAGTATATTCCTGTTAAGGACTACCTCGCGTACAACTACACACAAATCTCTAATACACCAAGAAGTCAAATCCTCTATCTCCAAAGttag
- the LOC133515933 gene encoding cleavage stimulation factor subunit 2 tau variant isoform X1, which produces MDKSKEKEEQSIMDKSMRSVFVGNIPYEATEEKLKDIFSEVGPVLSFKLVFDRETGKPKGYGFCEYKDQETALSAMRNLNGYEIGGRSLRVDNACTEKSRMEMQALMQGPQVENPYGEAVEPEKAPEAISKAVATLPPEQMFELMKQMKLCVQNNPTEARNMLLQNPQLAYALLQAQVIMRIVDPATAVSMLHPSNPVPPVIHPGDKVPLPNPYIPNMAPPNPQPQPLLANPVPPPSNQYNPRPPAAMADIDLRGARAAAPVLDQDMRSLPPMPHPVPPPMPDSGAPLVETQEIAYPRDPRLASGFNSDPRVRNADPRTQPKMPQQMPPGMPSVAQARTIQGIPSGASDQEKAALIMQVLQLSDEQIALLPPEQRASILMLKEQIAKSTQQR; this is translated from the exons ATGGACAAAAGCAAAGAAAAGGAGGAACAGAGTATCATGGATAAATCCATGAGATCTGTTTTTG ttgGTAATATACCATATGAAGCAACGGAggaaaaattaaaagatatattCAGCGAGGTTGGACCAGTGCTGTCATTCAAACTGGTGTTTGACAGAGAGACAGGAAAGCCTAAGGGCTATGGGTTTTGTGAGTATAAAGATCAGGAGACTGCCCTCAGTGCCATGCGGAATCTTAACGGCTATGAGATTGGTGGCCGTTCCTTGAGGGTAGATAATGCGTGTACGGAGAAATCCAGGATGGAAATGCAAGCCCTGATGCAAGGTCCCCAG GTAGAGAATCCCTATGGAGAGGCTGTGGAACCAGAGAAAGCTCCAGAAGCCATCAGTAAGGCTGTGGCAACACTGCCACCGGAGCAGATGTTTGAGCTGATGAAGCAGATGAAACTTTGTGTCCAG aataaTCCAACAGAGGCAAGAAATATGTTACTGCAGAACCCGCAGTTAGCATATGCATTACTGCAAGCCCAGGTCATCATGAGGATTGTAGACCCGGCCACTGCTGTT AGCATGCTTCATCCAAGCAACCCCGTGCCTCCCGTCATCCACCCTGGCGACAAGGTGCCACTGCCGAACCCTTACATACCCAACATGGCACCTCCAA ACCCACAACCACAGCCGTTGCTGGCTAATCCAGTACCGCCGCCGTCTAACCAATACAACC CGCGTCCGCCGGCAGCGATGGCGGACATCGAcctgcgcggcgcgcgcgcggcggcgccggTGCTCGACCAGGACATGCGCAGCCTGCCGCCCATGCCGCACCCCGTGCCGCCGCCCATGCCGGACAG TGGTGCTCCCCTTGTGGAAACACAAGAAAT CGCGTACCCCCGCGACCCGCGCCTGGCGAGCGGCTTCAACTCGGACCCGCGCGTGAGGAACGCCGACCCCCGCACGCAGCCCAAGATGCCGCAGC AAATGCCGCCAGGAATGCCGAGCGTCGCACAGGCTAGAACCATACAGGGAATTCCTTCCGGAGCGTCCGACCAAGAAAAG GCGGCGCTCATAATGCAGGTATTGCAGCTATCGGACGAGCAGATCGCACTGCTGCCGCCCGAGCAACGCGCGAGCATTCTCATGCTCAAAGAGCAAATCGCGAAGAGTACGCAGCAACGCTAA
- the LOC133515932 gene encoding leucine-rich repeat protein soc-2 homolog yields MNLDNSSRENSEALDSIGTVSPREKCHGMREKKLSTASLTNTEGARPKVVTVKHPESNKPKPTAKKNKPIQADLDVIKEFVRCREEGVRRLDLSKSSITSLPPNVRDLTHLVEFYLYGNKLVALPAEFGCLTNLQTLALNENSLTSLPDSLANLRCLKVLDLRHNKLSDIPEVVYKLTSLTTLFLRFNRIRVVCDGIANLTNLTMLSLRENKIKELSSGVGKLVNLVTFDVSHNHLEHLPQEIGNCVNLSTLDLQHNDLLDIPETIGNLQSLTRLGLRYNRLTAIPSTLSNCKHMDEFNVEGNSISQLPEGLLSCLNELTSITLSRNSFASYPAGGPAQFTNAFSINLEHNQIDKIPYGIFTRAKNLTKLNMKENLLTSLPLDVGTWANMVELNLGTNQLTKLPDDIQCLQNLEVLILSNNLLKRIPPSIGSLRKLRVLDLEENKLEVLPNEIGFLQDLQKLIVQSNQLTTLPRSLGHLTNLTSLSVGENNLQYLPEEIGTLENLESLYLNDNPNLCNLPFELALCVSLQIMSIENCPLTALPPEVVSSGPSLVIQYLKSQGPYRAM; encoded by the coding sequence ATGAATTTGGATAACTCTTCAAGAGAAAATTCAGAAGCATTAGATTCTATCGGTACAGTGAGCCCTCGGGAGAAGTGTCACGGCATGAGGGAGAAAAAGTTATCGACAGCGTCACTCACAAACACCGAGGGGGCGCGGCCGAAGGTGGTGACTGTGAAGCACCCTGAGTCCAACAAGCCCAAGCCCACCGCCAAGAAGAACAAGCCCATCCAAGCCGATCTCGACGTTATCAAAGAGTTCGTGCGATGCCGAGAAGAGGGGGTGCGCAGACTCGATCTCAGTAAGTCGTCTATCACATCTCTGCCTCCAAATGTCCGCGACCTGACTCACCTGGTCGAGTTCTATTTATATGGAAATAAGCTGGTGGCCCTACCAGCAGAGTTTGGATGTTTAACTAACCTTCAAACATTAGCATTAAATGAGAACTCACTGACCAGCCTGCCAGATTCCCTCGCTAATTTACGATGTTTGAAGGTTTTAGACTTACGTCACAACAAACTCAGTGACATACCTGAGGTTGTGTATAAACTTACTTCACTTACTACATTGTTCTTACGTTTTAACAGAATCAGAGTGGTTTGTGATGGCATAGCCAACCTAACAAATCTTACTATGTTGAGTTtaagagaaaataaaattaaggagcTAAGTTCTGGTGTTGGAAAACTTGTTAATCTGGTCACCTTTGATGTGTCCCACAATCATCTGGAGCACCTGCCCCAGGAAATTGGGAATTGTGTAAACTTGTCTACTCTAGACCTACAACACAATGATCTCCTAGATATACCCGAAACTATTGGGAACCTCCAGTCACTGACGCGCTTGGGTTTGCGCTACAATAGATTGACAGCCATACCTTCCACTCTAAGCAATTGCAAACACATGGATGAATTTAATGTAGAAGGTAATTCCATATCTCAACTCCCTGAAGGTCTCCTTTCCTGCCTCAATGAACTCACCAGTATCACTCTATCCCGTAACTCTTTTGCTAGTTACCCTGCCGGAGGACCTGCACAGTTCACTAATGCTTTCTCTATTAACTTGGAACACAATCAAATTGATAAAATCCCATATGGTATATTCACAAGGGCTAAGAATTTAACAAAGCTTAATATGAAAGAAAATTTATTGACCTCGCTGCCACTGGATGTTGGTACATGGGCCAACATGGTGGAGCTCAACCTGGGCACTAATCAGTTAACAAAGTTACCTGATGACATACAATGTCTTCAGAATTTGGAAGTGCTTATACTCTCTAATAATTTGTTGAAAAGAATTCCTCCTAGTATTGGGAGTCTTAGAAAATTGCGAGTTTTAGATTTGGAGGAGAACAAACTGGAAGTGTTGCCAAATGAAATAGGATTTCTCCAAGATTTGCAAAAGTTAATAGTACAATCTAATCAATTGACAACCCTGCCTCGCTCACTTGGGCATTTGACTAATCTGACATCATTGAGTGTGGGGGAGAATAATTTGCAGTATTTACCAGAAGAAATTGGCACTCTTGAGAACCTAGAATcgctatatttaaatgacaatccCAATTTGTGCAATCTGCCATTTGAACTGGCTTTATGTGTTAGTCTACAAATCATGAGTATTGAGAATTGTCCATTAACTGCCTTGCCCCCTGAGGTGGTGTCCTCCGGCCCGTCCCTTGTCATCCAGTATTTAAAGTCCCAGGGTCCATATAGGGCAATGTGA
- the LOC133515935 gene encoding golgin-45 isoform X2: MSKTRTAGDGMESDEIATETVRKVTGKPTIRTGSKETLLPGRLIQVYPTSVVRAEKKRPQLNSKSPKFVPYEPYPAAVKPIVPQTVSKSKKSKNNMDINVLISQMSQMDTKLNEFKPRPKLTSSSSLDPVTVDPDKHNPEKAELQATIDKLMEENESLKDQLKQQVQVNKELKTMLVASMGEDLEIQVQSLNEDKKHLADALLNSAQHLSTHQEQTEWLAGQCEVWRSKFLASSLMVEELANWKKVLNEKTVNLQQAIKQLLDERCRTRDMMLCTYKNLYSLHEKWLENIAISEYVGNNKVYNQPIGNLNLNTTIPHSSNIIDLALVNLKLSENVSSSNEKPDISYLDNLPTETDGEKHAENIMAMPLEVKKVSEEPVNALVHHAYNSSSSTPRPIASCVHCNGKVQLL; the protein is encoded by the exons ATGAGTAAAACACGGACTGCAGGCGATGGCATGGAATCAGATGAAATTGCCACAGAGACTGTGCGAAAAGTTACTGGAAAGCCTACCATTCGAACTGGAAGCAAAGAGACCCTTCTCCCAGGCCGCCTCATCCAGGTTTACCCTACCAGTGTTGTTAGAGCAGAAAAGAAAAGGCCACAACTTAACTCCAAAAGCCCCAAATTTGTTCCTTATGAGCCTTACCCAGCAGCTGTGAAGCCAATAGTGCCTCAAACAGTTTCCAAGTCTAAGAAATCTAAGAATAATATGGACATCAATGTCCTTATATCCCAGATGTCACAAATGGACACAAAATTAAATGAGTTTAAGCCGAGACCAAAGTTAACATCCTCTAGTTCACTGGATCCTGTTACAGTGGATCCTGACAAACATAACCCTGAGAAAGCTGAACTGCAGGCTACTATTGACAAACTAATGGAAGAGAATGAGTCTTTAAAGGATCAGTTGAAACAGCAAGTTCag GTGAACAAAGAATTAAAAACAATGCTTGTGGCATCCATGGGTGAAGATTTAGAGATCCAAGTGCAGTCTCTCAATGAGGACAAGAAGCATTTGGCCGATGCCTTGCTGAACTCTGCTCAGCACTTGTCAACCCATCAA GAGCAAACGGAATGGTTAGCAGGTCAATGTGAAGTGTGGAGAAGCAAATTTCTTGCTAGCAG CCTGATGGTGGAAGAGCTAGCAAACTGGAAGAAAGTTCTTAACGAAAAAACCGTCAATTTACAACAAGCAATAAAGCAATTGCTGGACGAGAGGTGCAGGACTAGAGACATGATGTTATGCACCTATAAAAACCTCTACAGCCTCCACGAGAAGTGGCTCGAGAACATCGCCATTTCAGAATACGTGGGCAACAATAAAGTATACAACCAACCGATTGGGAACCTAAACTTGAACACTACAATACCACACTCTTCAAATATAATTGACTTAGCGCTGGTAAATTTGAAATTATCAGAGAATGTCAGCAGTTCTAATGAGAAGCCGGACATCAGCTATCTTGATAATTTACCGACTGAGACGGATGGCGAGAAACATGCTGAGAAT ATAATGGCCATGCCTTTAGAAGTAAAGAAGGTGAGCGAAGAACCTGTGAACGCCTTAGTGCACCACGCGTACAACAGCAGCAGCAGCACTCCAAGACCTATTGCCTCGTGTGTGCACTGCAATGGCAAGGTGCAGTTGCTGTAA
- the LOC133515955 gene encoding prefoldin subunit 5, giving the protein MASVSTAPAPGMHQIDLSKLNLHQLAQLKQQLDQELNVFQDSLSTLKMAQGKFVESGESVDKITPSSKGKSILVPLTGSMYVPGTIADTEHVVIDIGTGYYAQKDIEGAKDYFKRKTQFVTEQMEKIQVMGIEKSKVREAICMMMEMKLQAQAQAQKPSTS; this is encoded by the exons ATGGCGTCAGTTTCTACCGCTCCAGCGCCGGGTATGCACCAGATCGACTTGTCGAAGTTAAATCTTCACCAGTTGGCTCAGCTCAAGCAGCAACTAGACCAA GAGCTAAATGTCTTCCAAGATTCTCTTTCAACGTTAAAGATGGCTCAAGGCAAATTCGTTGAGTCTGGCGAGAGCGTGGACAAAATTACACCTAGCAGCAAGGGCAAGAGTATTCTGGTACCACTAACAGGCTCCATGTATGTGCCTGGTACCATAGCAGATACTGAACATGTAGTAATAGATATAGGCACAGGATATTATGCACAAAAG GACATAGAAGGTGCTAAAGATTATTTCAAAAGAAAAACCCAGTTTGTAACAGAACAAATGGAGAAAATCCAAGTCATGGGCATTGAGAAGTCAAAGGTGCGAGAAGCAATCTGTATGATGATGGAAATGAAGCTGCAGGCTCAAGCGCAGGCGCAGAAACCTTCCACCTCATAA
- the LOC133515937 gene encoding glutaredoxin-3, translating to MSVPNVDSAENFQNLIRSPTLTVAHFSAEWADQCCQVTEVLKELSKLPEIQASGAKFCVCDAENLSEISLNYKVDSVPTVILFKNGSQVDRVDGADAAQITSKVKSHSLGKAAPAISTPQQPLEERLKALINKHNVMVFMKGNRETPRCGFSRTLIQILNGTGVQYGTFDILTDEEVRQGLKEYSDWPTYPQLYVKGELIGGLDIIKELQASGELDATLKA from the exons ATGTCTGTTCCAAATGTTGATTCCGCGGAAAACTTCCAGAATTTGATAAG aTCTCCTACATTAACTGTAGCTCATTTTTCGGCTGAATGGGCAGACCAATGTTGCCAGGTCACAGAGGTGCTCAAGGAACTTTCAAAACTACCAGAAATCCAAGCTAGTGGAGCTAAATTCTGTGTTTGTGATGCAGAGAACCTATCTGAAATCTCATTGAACTATAAG GTTGATTCAGTACCAACtgtaattttattcaaaaatggATCACAAGTGGACAGAGTGGATGGTGCAGATGCTGCACAAATTACATCAAAGGTAAAGTCTCACAGCCTTGGGAAGGCTGCACCAGCTATATCAACCCCACAGCAGCCATTAGAAGAGAGGCTCAAGGCACTTATCAACAAACATAATGTGATGGTGTTCATGAAAGGCAACAGGGAGACTCCTAGATGTGGATTCAGCAGGACCTTGATTCAGATACTGAATGGAACAGG GGTTCAATATGGCACTTTTGATATTCTGACTGACGAGGAAGTCCGTCAAGGCCTAAAAGAGTACTCTGATTGGCCAACTTATCCCCAACTTTATGTCAAAGGTGAACTGATTGGGGGGCTAGATATAATCAAGGAACTACAAGCCAGTGGAGAGTTAGATGCAACTCTGAAAGCTTAA
- the LOC133515935 gene encoding golgin-45 isoform X1, with the protein MDELTPFHPKIMSKTRTAGDGMESDEIATETVRKVTGKPTIRTGSKETLLPGRLIQVYPTSVVRAEKKRPQLNSKSPKFVPYEPYPAAVKPIVPQTVSKSKKSKNNMDINVLISQMSQMDTKLNEFKPRPKLTSSSSLDPVTVDPDKHNPEKAELQATIDKLMEENESLKDQLKQQVQVNKELKTMLVASMGEDLEIQVQSLNEDKKHLADALLNSAQHLSTHQEQTEWLAGQCEVWRSKFLASSLMVEELANWKKVLNEKTVNLQQAIKQLLDERCRTRDMMLCTYKNLYSLHEKWLENIAISEYVGNNKVYNQPIGNLNLNTTIPHSSNIIDLALVNLKLSENVSSSNEKPDISYLDNLPTETDGEKHAENIMAMPLEVKKVSEEPVNALVHHAYNSSSSTPRPIASCVHCNGKVQLL; encoded by the exons ATGGACGAATTAACTCCTTTCCATCCTA AAATAATGAGTAAAACACGGACTGCAGGCGATGGCATGGAATCAGATGAAATTGCCACAGAGACTGTGCGAAAAGTTACTGGAAAGCCTACCATTCGAACTGGAAGCAAAGAGACCCTTCTCCCAGGCCGCCTCATCCAGGTTTACCCTACCAGTGTTGTTAGAGCAGAAAAGAAAAGGCCACAACTTAACTCCAAAAGCCCCAAATTTGTTCCTTATGAGCCTTACCCAGCAGCTGTGAAGCCAATAGTGCCTCAAACAGTTTCCAAGTCTAAGAAATCTAAGAATAATATGGACATCAATGTCCTTATATCCCAGATGTCACAAATGGACACAAAATTAAATGAGTTTAAGCCGAGACCAAAGTTAACATCCTCTAGTTCACTGGATCCTGTTACAGTGGATCCTGACAAACATAACCCTGAGAAAGCTGAACTGCAGGCTACTATTGACAAACTAATGGAAGAGAATGAGTCTTTAAAGGATCAGTTGAAACAGCAAGTTCag GTGAACAAAGAATTAAAAACAATGCTTGTGGCATCCATGGGTGAAGATTTAGAGATCCAAGTGCAGTCTCTCAATGAGGACAAGAAGCATTTGGCCGATGCCTTGCTGAACTCTGCTCAGCACTTGTCAACCCATCAA GAGCAAACGGAATGGTTAGCAGGTCAATGTGAAGTGTGGAGAAGCAAATTTCTTGCTAGCAG CCTGATGGTGGAAGAGCTAGCAAACTGGAAGAAAGTTCTTAACGAAAAAACCGTCAATTTACAACAAGCAATAAAGCAATTGCTGGACGAGAGGTGCAGGACTAGAGACATGATGTTATGCACCTATAAAAACCTCTACAGCCTCCACGAGAAGTGGCTCGAGAACATCGCCATTTCAGAATACGTGGGCAACAATAAAGTATACAACCAACCGATTGGGAACCTAAACTTGAACACTACAATACCACACTCTTCAAATATAATTGACTTAGCGCTGGTAAATTTGAAATTATCAGAGAATGTCAGCAGTTCTAATGAGAAGCCGGACATCAGCTATCTTGATAATTTACCGACTGAGACGGATGGCGAGAAACATGCTGAGAAT ATAATGGCCATGCCTTTAGAAGTAAAGAAGGTGAGCGAAGAACCTGTGAACGCCTTAGTGCACCACGCGTACAACAGCAGCAGCAGCACTCCAAGACCTATTGCCTCGTGTGTGCACTGCAATGGCAAGGTGCAGTTGCTGTAA